A region from the Paraburkholderia youngii genome encodes:
- a CDS encoding muconolactone Delta-isomerase family protein, with translation MQYLVIIPRSENASSMSPAKEDVEAEAEYVRRLYASGVVRQIWLRAEGGACMISEADDEIRLAELLSELPLVKSGFLARPQISQLRSYSGFGPRSH, from the coding sequence ATGCAATACCTCGTGATCATTCCCCGTTCGGAAAACGCGTCCTCGATGTCCCCTGCCAAGGAGGACGTCGAGGCGGAAGCCGAGTATGTTCGCCGGCTCTACGCCTCGGGAGTCGTGCGCCAGATATGGCTGAGAGCAGAAGGTGGCGCCTGCATGATTTCGGAGGCCGATGACGAAATCCGCCTCGCGGAACTCCTGTCAGAGCTTCCATTGGTCAAATCCGGTTTTCTCGCACGGCCTCAGATCAGCCAGTTGCGCTCCTACTCAGGATTTGGGCCGCGTAGTCACTGA